The region AGTTGCAGTGCTTGCAGGATTCCGTACGGTCTCCAAGGGGATAGTCAATATGGCGCTCATTGCCGCGTCCCACAAATCCAAGGGCTTTTGCCCTCCAGATTTCCGTACAGACGCGCACACATCTCCCGCACAGAACGCAATTGCTATTTCTGAAGGGATAGCGGACTTCCTTCACGCCGCAGCGTACGGCTATGTCCTGGATAGCACGCGAGTTGGGCGCCTGGGAGACCAGAAGTTCTGCGATGTTGCGTCTCAGCCTTTTAATCTTATCCGTATTACTGAGAATTTCCATGCCTTCTTGCACAAGTAAAGTACATGAAGTCGTAATCTTTGAAGCGCCGTTTACTACATGTTCTACAATGCAGAGTCTGCAGGCGGCGATGTCATGTAAGCATGGAACATGACACAGATGTGGAATACAGATACCGTATTCGATAGCGGCATCAAGCACACTGGTTCCCTTTGAAGCCCGTATATTGGCACCATCAATTTTTA is a window of Deltaproteobacteria bacterium DNA encoding:
- a CDS encoding 2Fe-2S iron-sulfur cluster-binding protein encodes the protein MQQYVTLKIDGANIRASKGTSVLDAAIEYGICIPHLCHVPCLHDIAACRLCIVEHVVNGASKITTSCTLLVQEGMEILSNTDKIKRLRRNIAELLVSQAPNSRAIQDIAVRCGVKEVRYPFRNSNCVLCGRCVRVCTEIWRAKALGFVGRGNERHIDYPLGDRTESCKHCNSCILLCPMSVTPCDGPMKHGEERLCGKCESKLSMAETVPDSCVWCELGKSFQCARYSQEKF